A genomic region of Ignavibacteriota bacterium contains the following coding sequences:
- a CDS encoding GH92 family glycosyl hydrolase, with translation MKKIILFFFLLGMHLCSCAPENKTIWEIGVNDNSGNEFALAPKDYTRFIEKDFGWEDKYFLIGTSNVKKDWPYILPGTSDTWGGTWGTSGWRSSTLNILFGLNDDHSNGEWKLTIDILDCNSKDLPLFKITVNGQSWKYRIPIINKNNLIEGEISDSSEFLIEITLENRLLRTGGNEINLTILEGSWLKFDQIKLEGPGDVKLTENNNVYIRNVAAANYEIESEIGPVQPLLIDLEHINGKPELLVKLDDNVILKEIIESGRYIFEAPMPITTFTTESNYEIVINGDLLQSGKVIRSSQKQITPAEYVDTKIGTAHSRWMIAPGPWMPFSMVKISPDNQNDDWQGGYEPTFESIGCFSHIHEWTMAGLGTMPTNGKIQINVGDEKNVDSGYRSKINKSTEEAPIGYYKVELSDYNILAELTSTTRCGFQRYSYPKDKEGSRVLLDLVIPAEYSYNSVEVYIKRTGEKTVEGFSHQLSPDTWSGGISQEYTVHFIAEFDQPIKNFSVWTENGIQENTELLQVKGAKDAGAIVEFDIKENNVVQLRTGISYVSIENAKENLNTEITIPFGWDFEAVRKNNVDTWNDLMQRVKVVSNDQREKMRFYNNFYRSLCSRNIFSDVNGEWRDADERIRKLVDSTSPALGCDAFWNTFWNLNQFWNLVTPEWSNKWVKSQLAMYDANGWIAKGPAGMEYIPVMVAEHEIPLIVSTYQMGIRDYNVEKAYEAVKKMQTTPGQVVGGGFAGNRDLEVYLKYKYVPYDKGRFSNTLEYSYDDWTVSQFAKALGKENDYKTFRNRGNYWKNIIDPKTGYARMKDSKGTWLQDFDAYKSGANQHYVEGNAWQLTFFVPQDVPALAEAIGKERFIERLNWGFSESEKTRFNGINDQYWDYPIMQGNQQSMHFAFLFNWVNKPWLTQKWSRTILERYYGYGIANAYLGDEDQGQMSAWFVMAALGLFQTDGGCSNMPIYEIGSPIFKRTEINLGKQFGRGDKFVIEAKNTSRLNKYVQSAKLNGEKLNDFKFPASELLKGGKLELEMGSEPNYDFVVVK, from the coding sequence ATGAAAAAAATTATACTATTTTTTTTTCTTTTAGGGATGCATCTATGTTCATGCGCACCAGAAAATAAAACTATTTGGGAAATAGGAGTAAACGACAATAGCGGAAATGAGTTTGCTCTTGCCCCAAAAGATTACACACGATTTATTGAAAAGGATTTTGGTTGGGAAGACAAATATTTTCTGATTGGAACTTCCAATGTGAAAAAAGACTGGCCATATATTTTGCCGGGAACAAGTGATACTTGGGGCGGAACTTGGGGAACATCAGGATGGCGCTCAAGTACATTGAATATTCTTTTTGGATTAAATGATGATCATTCAAATGGAGAATGGAAATTAACTATTGATATTCTCGATTGTAATTCAAAAGACCTGCCATTATTTAAAATAACAGTCAACGGTCAATCATGGAAGTATAGAATACCAATTATAAATAAAAATAATTTAATTGAAGGAGAGATTTCCGATTCATCAGAATTTTTAATCGAAATTACATTAGAAAATAGATTGTTAAGAACAGGCGGCAACGAAATAAATTTAACAATACTTGAAGGCTCTTGGTTAAAATTTGATCAAATAAAATTAGAGGGACCCGGCGATGTTAAGTTAACTGAAAATAATAATGTTTATATTCGCAATGTTGCTGCTGCAAATTACGAAATTGAATCAGAAATCGGTCCAGTACAACCTTTGTTAATTGATTTGGAACACATAAATGGAAAACCGGAATTACTTGTAAAACTTGATGATAATGTAATTTTAAAAGAAATTATTGAATCAGGACGTTATATATTTGAAGCGCCAATGCCAATAACAACTTTCACTACCGAGAGTAATTATGAAATAGTTATTAATGGAGATCTATTACAATCCGGTAAAGTTATTCGCAGTTCGCAAAAGCAGATTACACCTGCTGAATATGTGGATACTAAAATTGGAACCGCACACTCGCGGTGGATGATAGCACCGGGACCTTGGATGCCATTTAGTATGGTAAAAATTAGTCCAGATAACCAGAATGATGATTGGCAGGGAGGTTATGAGCCAACTTTCGAGTCAATTGGTTGTTTCTCGCACATACATGAATGGACTATGGCAGGGTTGGGAACTATGCCCACAAATGGAAAAATTCAGATTAATGTTGGCGATGAAAAAAATGTTGATAGTGGTTACCGATCAAAAATAAATAAATCAACTGAAGAAGCTCCAATTGGATATTATAAGGTTGAGTTATCTGACTATAATATTCTCGCGGAGTTGACCTCAACTACTCGTTGTGGATTTCAGCGCTATAGTTATCCGAAAGATAAAGAAGGTTCTCGTGTTCTATTAGATTTAGTTATTCCTGCAGAATACAGTTATAATTCGGTTGAAGTATACATAAAAAGGACAGGAGAAAAAACAGTAGAAGGTTTTAGTCATCAACTTTCTCCTGATACTTGGAGCGGTGGTATTTCCCAAGAATATACTGTTCATTTTATTGCTGAATTTGACCAACCAATTAAGAATTTTAGTGTTTGGACGGAAAATGGAATTCAAGAGAATACAGAATTACTTCAAGTTAAAGGAGCAAAAGACGCTGGAGCAATAGTTGAATTTGATATAAAAGAAAACAATGTTGTTCAATTGCGAACGGGTATTTCTTACGTTAGTATTGAAAACGCAAAAGAAAATCTCAATACCGAAATAACTATTCCATTTGGTTGGGACTTTGAAGCAGTTCGGAAAAATAATGTTGATACTTGGAATGATCTAATGCAAAGGGTAAAAGTTGTATCTAATGACCAACGCGAAAAAATGCGATTTTATAATAATTTCTACCGTTCATTATGTAGTCGTAATATTTTCAGTGATGTGAATGGAGAGTGGAGAGATGCTGATGAAAGAATTAGAAAATTGGTAGACTCTACATCACCGGCATTAGGATGTGATGCATTTTGGAATACATTTTGGAATCTCAATCAATTCTGGAATTTGGTAACACCTGAATGGAGCAACAAATGGGTGAAATCGCAATTGGCTATGTATGATGCAAACGGATGGATTGCAAAAGGTCCGGCAGGAATGGAATATATTCCTGTAATGGTTGCAGAGCACGAGATTCCGTTGATAGTTAGTACTTACCAAATGGGTATCCGAGATTACAATGTTGAAAAGGCGTATGAAGCAGTAAAAAAAATGCAAACCACTCCTGGTCAAGTTGTTGGTGGTGGATTTGCCGGTAATCGTGATTTAGAGGTTTACTTAAAATATAAGTATGTTCCATACGACAAAGGACGATTTTCAAATACATTAGAATATTCTTACGATGATTGGACAGTAAGTCAGTTTGCCAAAGCACTGGGAAAGGAAAATGATTATAAAACATTTCGAAATCGTGGGAACTATTGGAAAAATATAATCGATCCCAAAACAGGATATGCACGAATGAAAGATTCTAAAGGAACTTGGTTGCAAGATTTTGATGCTTACAAATCCGGGGCAAATCAACATTATGTTGAAGGAAATGCATGGCAACTAACTTTTTTTGTACCTCAGGATGTTCCCGCACTGGCAGAAGCAATTGGTAAAGAACGTTTTATTGAACGCCTCAATTGGGGTTTTAGTGAAAGTGAGAAAACTCGATTTAATGGAATAAATGACCAATATTGGGATTACCCCATTATGCAGGGCAATCAACAATCAATGCATTTTGCTTTCTTGTTCAATTGGGTGAACAAACCATGGCTTACGCAAAAATGGAGCCGTACAATATTAGAGCGTTACTATGGTTACGGTATTGCAAATGCCTATCTGGGAGATGAGGATCAAGGGCAAATGAGTGCATGGTTTGTAATGGCAGCTTTAGGTTTGTTTCAAACTGATGGTGGTTGTAGTAATATGCCAATATATGAAATTGGAAGTCCTATTTTTAAAAGAACAGAAATTAATCTTGGCAAACAATTTGGACGAGGTGATAAATTTGTAATTGAAGCAAAAAATACTTCTCGGCTAAATAAATATGTGCAATCGGCTAAACTAAATGGTGAAAAATTGAATGACTTTAAATTTCCGGCAAGCGAATTGTTAAAAGGAGGAAAACTAGAGCTTGAAATGGGTAGTGAACCAAATTATGATTTTGTAGTAGTAAAGTGA
- a CDS encoding GH92 family glycosyl hydrolase, whose amino-acid sequence MVKMNKILLFIFFLKMVYAQPTNLINEVDPNIGVAHSRWFFYTPAANPFGMAKPAASTYGQYGNKSGWEATGYDQRHESIEGFVNFHEFQIGGISLMPMVGNLKTIAGKLESPDEGYRSRFSHNNELAEPGYYRVKLDDYNVIAELTSTPRVAFHRYTFPEAKNSYIIFDVGNVQGESGKVANAFVRRVSETSLEGFVETFPEYVKNYQPGASVKMYFFAEMDKKHSGFGSFVKEQRFHQSESVQGEGCGMYFDFHTHEGEKITIKIGLSYTSIANARINLETEAQNLNFDSARTKAQNYWNNMLGKIAIEGGSKSNRTKFYTGLYHALLGRGLASDVNGAYVKNNSTIGQIPLDEKGKPKYNHYNTDAVWGAFWNLTQLWAMVYPDYFNEFINCQLDIYRDCGWLADGIATSKFVSGVGTNFMGQVVASAFNRGLRDYNIEDAYSAVLRNELDWQDRIKGVGKADTKVFIEKGYVPFDEINAYYTGSTAEASQFSASHTLEYSFSAYAAAQMAHALGKNDDYSRLMKLSTGWIKLFDDETGFIRPRDLNGNFIKDFNPYEAWRGFQEGNAFQYTFYVPHNPIGLIEKIGKEKFNERLNELFEMAQETGFGGGKQIDAFSGLQNVYNHGNQPSLHISWLFNYSNAPWLTQKWVRQICNDFYGTDGIHGYGYGQDEDQGQLGAWYVLAGMGLFDVKGGSDANPMIQIIVPQFSKVTIQLDHKYFSGQEFIIEVDGDPTNEHYIQSASLNNKDLDSFEFSWITFVNGGKLKLEVSDKPNKNWGINK is encoded by the coding sequence ATGGTAAAAATGAATAAAATTTTGTTGTTTATTTTTTTTCTTAAGATGGTTTATGCTCAACCAACTAATTTGATAAATGAAGTTGATCCCAATATTGGTGTGGCACATTCACGTTGGTTTTTTTATACACCAGCCGCTAATCCATTTGGAATGGCCAAACCTGCAGCTTCAACATATGGACAATATGGAAATAAATCTGGATGGGAAGCAACTGGATATGATCAACGTCATGAATCAATTGAAGGATTTGTTAATTTTCATGAATTTCAGATAGGCGGAATATCATTAATGCCAATGGTTGGCAATCTAAAAACTATTGCTGGAAAATTAGAATCCCCAGATGAAGGTTACCGTTCAAGATTTTCACATAATAATGAATTAGCTGAACCTGGTTATTACAGAGTTAAACTTGATGACTACAATGTTATAGCTGAACTAACATCCACACCCCGTGTTGCTTTTCATAGATACACTTTCCCCGAAGCAAAAAATTCTTACATAATTTTTGATGTTGGAAATGTTCAGGGAGAAAGTGGAAAAGTGGCAAATGCATTTGTCAGACGAGTTTCAGAAACTTCACTTGAAGGTTTTGTAGAAACATTTCCAGAATATGTTAAAAACTATCAACCCGGTGCTTCAGTTAAAATGTATTTTTTTGCTGAAATGGATAAAAAACATTCCGGCTTTGGCTCATTTGTAAAGGAACAAAGATTTCACCAATCTGAATCTGTTCAAGGAGAGGGCTGCGGAATGTATTTTGATTTCCATACACATGAAGGTGAAAAAATTACTATAAAAATTGGACTTTCTTACACAAGCATTGCAAATGCACGCATAAATCTTGAAACTGAAGCTCAAAATCTGAATTTTGATTCTGCTCGAACTAAAGCGCAAAATTATTGGAACAATATGTTAGGAAAGATTGCAATTGAAGGAGGATCTAAAAGCAACAGAACTAAATTTTACACTGGACTTTATCATGCACTACTTGGGCGAGGATTGGCAAGTGATGTAAATGGGGCTTATGTTAAAAACAATAGTACAATCGGACAAATTCCTTTGGATGAAAAAGGTAAACCTAAGTACAATCATTACAACACTGATGCTGTATGGGGTGCATTCTGGAACCTTACACAATTATGGGCAATGGTTTACCCTGATTACTTTAATGAATTTATCAATTGCCAGTTGGATATTTATCGTGATTGCGGATGGCTTGCAGATGGGATTGCAACATCTAAATTTGTTTCAGGAGTAGGAACAAATTTTATGGGACAAGTTGTTGCTTCCGCATTCAATCGAGGTTTAAGAGACTATAATATTGAAGATGCTTATTCTGCTGTTTTGCGCAATGAGCTTGATTGGCAAGACCGTATTAAAGGTGTTGGAAAAGCCGATACAAAAGTTTTTATTGAAAAAGGTTATGTTCCTTTTGATGAAATTAATGCATATTACACGGGATCAACTGCAGAAGCATCTCAATTTTCAGCATCGCATACACTCGAGTACAGTTTTAGTGCATATGCGGCTGCACAAATGGCTCACGCACTTGGCAAAAATGATGATTACTCAAGATTAATGAAGTTATCAACCGGTTGGATAAAACTTTTTGATGATGAAACTGGATTTATCCGTCCACGGGATTTGAATGGAAATTTTATTAAAGATTTTAACCCTTATGAAGCTTGGCGTGGATTTCAGGAAGGCAATGCTTTTCAATATACTTTTTATGTTCCACATAATCCAATTGGTCTCATTGAAAAAATTGGTAAAGAAAAATTTAATGAGAGGTTAAACGAACTTTTTGAAATGGCACAAGAAACCGGTTTTGGCGGAGGTAAGCAGATTGATGCTTTTTCAGGTTTACAAAATGTTTATAATCATGGGAACCAACCCAGCCTGCATATTTCATGGCTTTTCAACTATTCTAATGCTCCCTGGTTAACTCAAAAATGGGTTAGACAAATTTGTAATGATTTTTACGGAACCGATGGAATACATGGCTATGGTTATGGACAAGATGAAGACCAAGGTCAATTGGGAGCTTGGTATGTACTAGCCGGAATGGGACTATTTGATGTTAAAGGTGGTAGTGATGCTAATCCAATGATCCAGATAATCGTTCCTCAATTTAGTAAAGTTACTATTCAACTGGATCATAAATATTTTTCCGGACAAGAATTTATTATTGAAGTTGATGGCGATCCAACAAATGAGCATTATATTCAATCAGCAAGTTTAAATAATAAGGACTTAGATTCATTTGAATTTTCTTGGATAACATTTGTAAATGGCGGAAAACTAAAATTAGAAGTATCTGATAAGCCCAATAAAAACTGGGGTATTAATAAATAG
- a CDS encoding MFS transporter has protein sequence MLKSKISLKYILPVLLSFFVASFCDLVGIGVDRVKSDFELSNTLVQLIPSVVFLWFFILSVPVGILQDRIGKRNVLNIGILITLIGMLLPFFFYSFTMILTGFAFLGIGNTIVQVSANPLLVDVVPSSHRSSYLSLSQFVKSVGSMIAAPLAGWFAIYYGDWKFLFLAFGLVSLIAIIWLTSTKIEETKNIEQRATFISSFKLLGNSFIAIMVLGIFLIVGIDVGVNSVSGQYLLSKFGSEQTLAESGRSIYFFGKMLGTFGGAILLAKISSRKFFIWSSIIGLVSISLLFIIPSENMALIIIFIIGLGLSNIFPLIYSLTVEQYPTRANEISGLMIMAISGGAFLPLLMGLVSDLYNVGTSIIVLLLAVSVILITSLKVAKKA, from the coding sequence AAAAATTTCTTTAAAGTATATCCTTCCCGTTCTTTTGTCTTTTTTTGTTGCAAGCTTTTGTGATTTAGTTGGTATTGGTGTTGACCGTGTAAAAAGCGATTTTGAACTAAGCAACACACTTGTACAACTAATTCCTTCTGTTGTATTTCTTTGGTTTTTTATTTTATCGGTTCCAGTTGGCATATTGCAAGATCGAATAGGAAAGCGAAACGTATTAAACATAGGTATACTTATTACTTTAATCGGAATGCTATTACCTTTTTTCTTTTATTCATTCACCATGATTCTCACAGGTTTTGCTTTTTTGGGAATTGGAAATACCATTGTGCAAGTATCTGCCAATCCATTACTAGTTGATGTTGTTCCATCTTCACACCGTTCAAGTTATCTTAGTTTATCACAATTTGTAAAATCGGTTGGTTCAATGATTGCAGCACCACTTGCAGGGTGGTTTGCCATCTATTATGGTGATTGGAAGTTTCTCTTTCTTGCGTTTGGATTAGTATCATTAATAGCAATTATTTGGTTAACTTCAACCAAAATTGAAGAAACGAAAAATATCGAACAGCGAGCAACTTTTATATCATCATTTAAGTTACTAGGAAATAGTTTTATTGCCATAATGGTACTTGGAATATTTTTAATTGTTGGAATTGATGTTGGGGTTAATTCAGTTTCTGGTCAATACTTATTATCGAAATTTGGGTCAGAACAAACCTTAGCTGAATCTGGACGAAGCATTTATTTCTTTGGAAAAATGCTAGGAACATTTGGTGGCGCAATTTTACTAGCTAAAATATCTTCTCGGAAATTTTTTATATGGTCGTCAATAATCGGATTAGTATCAATCTCTTTACTTTTTATTATTCCATCTGAAAATATGGCCTTGATAATTATTTTTATAATCGGGTTAGGATTATCTAATATATTTCCGCTTATTTATTCACTTACAGTTGAACAATATCCAACTCGTGCTAACGAAATCTCAGGCTTAATGATTATGGCAATATCTGGCGGGGCGTTTTTACCTTTATTAATGGGTTTGGTTAGTGATTTGTATAATGTAGGAACAAGTATAATTGTTTTGTTATTAGCAGTATCCGTAATTTTAATAACGTCTTTGAAGGTTGCAAAAAAAGCATGA